A genomic stretch from Anaerolineales bacterium includes:
- the crtI gene encoding phytoene desaturase family protein, with protein MSKPNIVVVGAGIGGITTAARLAQAGCRVTGVEKCDRVGGRCGMIERDGHRFDTGPTLYLIPKLYEDAFAALGERIEDHLDLRRIDPSYQIHFGDGSKLTPTSDLVDMRNQLEAIEPGSFAGFLRYLSEAYAHHNQSQKYLVRRNFTSWRSFLTPRNLYLLLRLRALRRHQTYIGRYFKDPRLKLAFTFQNLYMGLDPYEAPAIFSLLQYTEFAEGVWYPMGGMNAVVEALHKIAETHGVNFMLNTPVERIEVNCRSATGVTLAGGRQLPADIVIANADLPYVYSHLLPDRKLGERLENREHGCSGLLFFWGVDKRYPQLGLHNLFIAEDIRSGFEAMFAPGTVPENPHFYVHAPAYTDPSIAPEGQESLSVALPLAHLSDDAPLDWEIVAEKMRSAVLQRLAGVGIEDLEAHIKFEKLLTPKDWRTQLNLTKGSTHGLSHDLFQMGYMRPHNKHDEYNNLYFVGASTHPGTGMPTVLVSADLVVRRIADEHNIAAAIQAG; from the coding sequence ATGAGTAAACCGAACATCGTGGTGGTAGGAGCGGGCATCGGTGGAATCACCACGGCGGCCCGCCTGGCGCAGGCGGGTTGCCGGGTCACGGGAGTTGAAAAATGCGATCGTGTGGGTGGGCGCTGTGGAATGATCGAAAGAGATGGTCACCGCTTCGACACCGGCCCCACGCTGTATCTCATACCAAAACTCTACGAGGATGCCTTCGCGGCATTGGGTGAGCGTATCGAAGATCATCTGGACTTGCGGCGCATCGATCCCAGCTACCAGATCCACTTTGGAGACGGGTCGAAACTGACACCGACTTCCGATTTGGTGGACATGCGAAATCAATTGGAGGCGATCGAGCCGGGGAGCTTCGCCGGATTCTTGCGCTACTTGTCCGAAGCATATGCCCATCACAACCAATCCCAAAAATATCTGGTCAGGCGCAACTTCACCAGCTGGCGGTCCTTTCTGACACCCCGCAATCTATACTTGCTGCTGAGGCTGCGGGCGTTGAGGCGGCATCAGACGTACATCGGCCGCTACTTCAAGGACCCACGCCTGAAGCTCGCTTTCACGTTTCAAAATTTATACATGGGCCTGGACCCCTACGAAGCACCGGCGATCTTCTCCTTGCTGCAGTACACCGAATTTGCCGAGGGCGTCTGGTATCCCATGGGCGGCATGAACGCCGTTGTCGAGGCGCTGCACAAGATCGCCGAAACGCACGGGGTTAACTTCATGCTCAACACACCCGTTGAGAGGATCGAAGTCAACTGCCGCAGTGCGACCGGTGTAACACTGGCCGGAGGCAGGCAGCTTCCGGCGGACATCGTCATCGCCAACGCAGATCTGCCCTACGTCTACAGCCATCTCTTGCCGGATCGAAAACTTGGAGAACGTCTCGAGAACCGTGAACACGGCTGTTCGGGGCTACTCTTTTTCTGGGGCGTGGATAAGCGCTACCCGCAGCTCGGTTTGCACAATCTCTTTATCGCCGAGGACATTCGCAGCGGCTTTGAAGCCATGTTCGCACCCGGTACGGTTCCCGAGAATCCACATTTTTACGTTCACGCACCCGCGTACACCGATCCGTCCATAGCGCCGGAGGGACAAGAATCTTTATCCGTGGCGCTGCCCCTGGCGCACCTGAGCGACGACGCGCCGCTCGACTGGGAGATCGTCGCCGAGAAAATGCGCTCAGCCGTGCTGCAGCGACTGGCTGGAGTAGGGATCGAAGACCTGGAAGCGCATATCAAATTCGAGAAGTTGTTGACGCCCAAGGATTGGCGCACCCAGCTCAATCTCACCAAAGGGTCGACGCACGGTTTGAGCCACGATCTTTTCCAGATGGGCTACATGCGCCCACACAACAAACACGACGAATACAACAATCTCTATTTCGTTGGCGCCAGCACCCATCCGGGAACCGGCATGCCCACTGTCCTCGTGTCGGCAGACCTGGTCGTCAGGCGCATCGCTGATGAGCACAACATCGCCGCGGCAATACAAGCAGGTTAG
- a CDS encoding MFS transporter, with protein MTDETNNKTKTTVIQRLPRNVWVMTATSFLNDVSSEMLLNLMPLFLFNVLGVRTSIVGVIEGIAEATASLLKAYSGWLSDRLGERKRLAVLGYALSTCAKPFLYFANRWPWVLGVRFADRVGKGVRTAPRDALVADSIDERQRGLAFGLHRAGDTAGAVLGLAIALLIVILTQGNQSQLSRSTFQLVVLISLIPAVLAVLVIGFGARDIKRSQKNSSARDEAKKQSPRIRLHDFDRRFRIFLLVIVIFTLGNSSDAFLVLRAQNAGLSVSAVLGVMILFNFVYALISTPAGALSDRIGRRKLLIGGWIFYALVYLGFARSSTNLHIWILMAAYGVYYGLTEGVGRAFVADLVSFEQRGTAYGVYNAAIGLMAFPASLIAGILWQGIGQWNGFGAGAPFLFGAILALLAAGMLALLLKEAGKKE; from the coding sequence ATGACCGACGAAACCAACAACAAGACCAAGACAACTGTAATTCAACGATTGCCGCGCAACGTGTGGGTCATGACCGCCACAAGCTTTCTAAACGATGTGTCCTCCGAGATGCTGCTCAACCTGATGCCGCTCTTCCTTTTCAACGTACTGGGGGTGCGCACCTCCATCGTGGGCGTGATCGAGGGAATTGCAGAAGCGACGGCCAGTTTGCTCAAGGCGTACTCCGGCTGGCTGTCGGACCGGCTGGGAGAGCGGAAACGCCTTGCGGTGTTGGGTTACGCGTTATCGACCTGTGCCAAGCCGTTCTTGTATTTCGCCAATCGTTGGCCGTGGGTGTTGGGTGTGCGATTCGCGGATCGTGTGGGAAAAGGGGTTCGAACCGCACCGCGCGACGCATTGGTCGCCGACAGCATCGATGAGCGGCAGCGCGGCCTGGCTTTTGGGCTGCATCGCGCCGGAGACACCGCAGGAGCAGTGTTGGGATTGGCTATTGCACTGTTAATCGTGATTCTGACGCAGGGAAATCAAAGTCAACTTTCCCGATCTACCTTCCAGTTGGTGGTGCTGATCAGCCTGATCCCCGCCGTTTTGGCGGTCCTGGTGATTGGATTCGGGGCCCGGGATATAAAGCGCTCGCAGAAAAACTCGTCGGCCAGAGACGAAGCGAAGAAGCAATCCCCGCGCATCCGACTCCACGATTTCGACCGCCGCTTCCGTATCTTTCTGCTGGTGATCGTGATCTTCACGCTGGGAAATTCATCGGACGCCTTCCTGGTCTTGCGCGCCCAGAACGCCGGTTTATCCGTCAGTGCGGTGCTGGGCGTCATGATCCTGTTCAACTTTGTTTATGCGCTGATCTCCACGCCCGCGGGTGCACTTTCGGATCGCATCGGACGACGAAAGTTGTTGATCGGAGGGTGGATTTTCTACGCCCTGGTCTATCTGGGCTTCGCTCGCTCGAGCACCAACTTACACATCTGGATTTTGATGGCCGCATATGGGGTTTACTACGGCTTGACGGAGGGCGTCGGAAGGGCATTCGTGGCCGACCTGGTTTCGTTCGAGCAGCGCGGCACCGCCTACGGAGTTTACAACGCCGCCATCGGCCTGATGGCCTTCCCGGCGAGCCTCATCGCCGGCATCTTGTGGCAGGGCATCGGGCAGTGGAACGGATTCGGAGCGGGCGCACCTTTCCTGTTTGGTGCGATTCTGGCGCTGCTGGCCGCCGGTATGCTGGCCTTGCTGTTAAAAGAGGCCGGTAAAAAAGAATAG